A genome region from Colwellia sp. Arc7-D includes the following:
- a CDS encoding DUF494 family protein encodes MFDILMYLFENYIHSEAEVMVDHELLTDELTRAGFHQDEIYKALAWLEKLAALQDTETYPYLTRVGNKSIRIYTSQECQILDVECRGFLMFLEQVNLLDFITREMVIDRVMELDTQFFCIDDLKWVVLMVLFNVPGKENAYSQMEDLIFDEQEGPLH; translated from the coding sequence TGAAGTGATGGTGGATCATGAATTACTTACGGATGAATTAACTCGTGCTGGTTTTCACCAAGATGAAATTTATAAAGCACTGGCTTGGCTAGAGAAACTTGCTGCCTTGCAAGATACCGAGACTTATCCTTATTTAACAAGAGTAGGTAATAAATCTATTCGGATTTATACCTCACAAGAATGCCAAATTCTAGATGTAGAGTGCCGTGGCTTTTTGATGTTTTTAGAGCAGGTAAATTTATTAGACTTTATCACTCGTGAAATGGTTATTGATCGGGTGATGGAGTTAGATACTCAGTTCTTTTGTATTGATGATTTAAAGTGGGTTGTATTGATGGTGCTATTTAATGTGCCAGGTAAAGAAAATGCCTACTCTCAAATGGAAGACCTTATTTTTGATGAACAAGAAGGGCCTTTACACTAA
- a CDS encoding topoisomerase DNA-binding C4 zinc finger domain-containing protein has protein sequence MSNPEKPLFSRHEHALEKANEVCPDCGAKLVIKHSKSGSFFGCVTYPECQHTRAVVEHERVDDKILVGSECPECSSELAVKQGRYGMFIGCTNYPECHHIVAQDNNELEQQNVTCPHCKKGNLQSKVSRFGKTFYSCDHYPKCKFVVNHEPVMGECEKCGFGLLLKRQMAAGEKLQCASKPCSHFQKNESV, from the coding sequence ATGTCAAATCCCGAAAAACCATTATTTTCACGTCATGAACATGCCTTAGAAAAAGCCAATGAAGTCTGCCCTGATTGCGGCGCTAAACTTGTTATTAAACACAGTAAGTCAGGTTCTTTTTTTGGTTGTGTTACTTACCCTGAGTGTCAACATACTCGAGCTGTTGTAGAACATGAACGCGTTGACGACAAAATATTAGTAGGTAGTGAATGCCCTGAATGCAGTAGTGAACTTGCCGTTAAGCAAGGCCGCTATGGTATGTTTATCGGCTGTACAAACTACCCAGAATGTCACCACATTGTTGCACAAGATAACAATGAACTCGAACAACAAAACGTTACTTGCCCACACTGTAAAAAAGGCAACCTACAGTCAAAAGTCAGCCGTTTTGGCAAAACATTCTATTCTTGCGATCACTATCCAAAATGTAAATTTGTCGTCAATCATGAACCCGTTATGGGTGAATGCGAAAAGTGTGGTTTTGGTTTGTTATTGAAAAGGCAAATGGCGGCAGGAGAAAAACTCCAATGTGCGTCTAAACCTTGTAGTCATTTTCAGAAAAACGAATCTGTTTGA
- a CDS encoding 5-(carboxyamino)imidazole ribonucleotide synthase gives MNVLVLGAGQLARMMALAVKPLNINIRAFDVGSGNVVDPLSTNIIFGNLTQGIEFADFITAEFEHIDHQTLALCQASGKLRPSSQAIKVGGDRRLEKDLLVKCNIANAKHQIIATKADFDQALAHLSFPLILKSALAGYDGKGQWRLKDKAKADETWLDIKAFFDGGEQGVQHAVVAEQMVPFDREVSLVGARDSQGNTVVYPLTENHHTNGVLSVSIATQVNETLQAQAKQVFDSIANELNYVGVLAIEFFQIDEQLLVNEIAPRVHNSGHWTQQGADTCQFENHLRAVCDLPLGSTELIRPSAMINILGEDEVPNAILNVASTTLHWYGKSKRAGRKMGHINVSGNSEKQLAERLSLLADILPEAAFEELKPYVTGFKNKLS, from the coding sequence ATGAATGTTTTAGTATTAGGTGCAGGACAACTTGCTCGTATGATGGCATTAGCTGTTAAGCCTTTAAATATTAATATACGCGCTTTCGATGTTGGCTCAGGTAATGTAGTTGACCCGCTTTCAACAAATATTATTTTTGGTAACTTAACGCAAGGCATTGAGTTCGCAGATTTTATTACCGCTGAATTTGAGCACATAGATCACCAAACCCTTGCATTGTGCCAAGCATCAGGAAAGCTTCGCCCGTCAAGCCAAGCGATTAAAGTTGGTGGAGATAGAAGGTTAGAAAAAGACCTGCTAGTAAAATGTAATATTGCCAATGCTAAACACCAAATTATTGCAACAAAAGCAGACTTTGACCAAGCGTTAGCTCACTTGTCTTTTCCGCTAATTTTAAAGAGTGCTTTAGCCGGGTATGACGGTAAAGGTCAGTGGAGATTAAAAGATAAAGCCAAAGCAGATGAAACTTGGCTAGATATTAAAGCTTTTTTTGATGGCGGTGAACAAGGTGTTCAACACGCGGTTGTAGCTGAACAAATGGTCCCTTTCGATAGAGAAGTTTCTCTAGTGGGTGCTCGTGATAGCCAAGGTAATACCGTAGTTTATCCGTTAACCGAAAACCATCACACCAATGGTGTTTTAAGTGTATCGATTGCAACGCAAGTAAATGAAACTCTACAAGCACAAGCTAAGCAAGTATTTGATAGTATCGCCAATGAGTTAAATTATGTTGGTGTGTTAGCCATAGAATTTTTTCAAATTGATGAACAATTACTGGTGAATGAAATTGCCCCACGGGTTCACAACTCAGGACACTGGACACAACAAGGTGCAGATACTTGTCAGTTTGAAAACCATTTACGTGCGGTTTGCGACTTACCCTTAGGTAGTACCGAGTTAATTCGTCCTTCAGCTATGATCAATATACTGGGTGAAGATGAAGTACCTAATGCTATCTTGAATGTCGCCAGTACTACTTTGCATTGGTATGGGAAAAGTAAACGCGCTGGCCGAAAAATGGGCCATATTAATGTCTCTGGCAATTCTGAAAAACAATTAGCTGAGCGATTAAGCCTATTAGCGGATATTTTACCTGAAGCGGCATTTGAAGAGCTTAAACCTTATGTTACTGGTTTCAAAAACAAACTAAGTTAA
- the purE gene encoding 5-(carboxyamino)imidazole ribonucleotide mutase, with product MKVGIIMGSKSDWPTMQHAAQMLDLFNVPYETKVVSAHRTPHLLAEYAESARDRGITVIIGGAGGAAHLPGMTAAYTSLPVLGVPVQSKALSGQDSLLSIVQMPKGIAVGTLAIGTAGAANAGLLAAQIIGTFDPTVQAAVEKFRTEQTQTILDNPNPAE from the coding sequence ATGAAAGTTGGAATTATTATGGGCTCAAAATCAGACTGGCCAACCATGCAGCATGCTGCGCAAATGTTAGATTTATTTAATGTTCCTTATGAAACCAAAGTTGTTTCAGCACACAGAACACCACACTTATTAGCTGAATATGCAGAAAGCGCTAGAGATAGAGGCATTACAGTTATTATAGGTGGCGCTGGTGGCGCTGCACATTTACCAGGTATGACAGCTGCTTATACGAGTTTGCCGGTGTTAGGTGTTCCAGTTCAATCAAAAGCGTTAAGTGGTCAAGATTCTCTGCTCTCTATTGTACAAATGCCTAAAGGCATTGCTGTTGGTACACTAGCTATTGGTACTGCCGGTGCTGCAAATGCAGGTTTACTAGCCGCACAGATTATTGGTACCTTCGACCCGACAGTACAAGCCGCGGTTGAAAAATTTAGAACTGAACAAACACAAACAATTCTTGATAATCCAAACCCTGCTGAATAA
- the hemF gene encoding oxygen-dependent coproporphyrinogen oxidase: MSTVNINVVIEFLKSLQDQICASLEAADGSGKFIEDNWVRAEGGGGRTRVLTNGTVIEQGGVNFSVVSGDKLPPSATAHRPELAGRKWQACGVSLVIHPKNPFIPTSHANVRFFIAEKEGEAPVWWFGGGFDLTPFYPFKEDVVHWHQTAKDICQPFGDDVYPEYKKWCDEYFYLKHRDETRGVGGLFFDDLNKWDFEQCFDYIKAVGTGFIDAYVPLMEKRKNTPFDENNRQFQLYRRGRYVEFNLVFDRGTLFGLQSGGRTESILMSMPPLARWEYNFQADPNSPEAALQHYLVPQDWLHSA; the protein is encoded by the coding sequence ATGAGCACTGTAAATATCAATGTTGTAATTGAATTTCTAAAGTCCTTACAGGACCAAATTTGTGCTTCTTTAGAAGCCGCTGATGGAAGCGGTAAGTTTATTGAAGATAACTGGGTGCGTGCAGAAGGTGGTGGCGGTAGAACTCGTGTACTAACTAACGGCACTGTTATTGAGCAAGGTGGCGTAAACTTCTCCGTGGTTTCTGGTGATAAATTACCACCATCAGCAACGGCGCATCGTCCAGAATTGGCTGGTCGTAAATGGCAAGCTTGTGGCGTTTCATTAGTTATTCACCCTAAAAACCCTTTTATTCCAACATCTCATGCTAATGTGAGGTTTTTTATTGCGGAAAAAGAAGGCGAAGCTCCGGTATGGTGGTTTGGTGGCGGTTTTGACCTCACACCCTTTTATCCGTTCAAAGAAGATGTTGTGCATTGGCATCAAACAGCCAAAGATATCTGCCAACCTTTTGGTGATGATGTTTATCCAGAATATAAAAAGTGGTGCGATGAATACTTTTATTTAAAACATAGAGACGAAACACGTGGTGTTGGTGGTCTATTTTTCGATGATCTTAATAAATGGGACTTTGAACAATGCTTTGATTATATCAAAGCGGTTGGTACTGGTTTTATTGATGCTTATGTACCCTTGATGGAAAAGAGAAAAAACACACCATTTGATGAGAATAACCGTCAATTTCAGCTTTATCGTCGTGGTCGCTATGTCGAATTTAATTTAGTTTTCGACCGTGGTACTTTGTTCGGTTTGCAATCAGGCGGTAGAACAGAATCAATTTTAATGTCGATGCCACCTTTAGCGCGTTGGGAATATAATTTTCAAGCCGATCCAAATAGTCCAGAAGCTGCACTACAACATTACTTAGTGCCACAAGACTGGTTACATTCAGCTTAA
- a CDS encoding OmpW family outer membrane protein, translated as MKTSIIKGLILSAITLSPLAIANQAGDFLVRGGATLINPDNSKSNIMLGGADSTMTLTNGNNTQLGLNLVYFFDSNWAIELLAATPFSHDITIQDKNSVLGVNGENLGQVKHLPPTLSALYYFENNSALKPYAGIGLNYTVFFDEGFSTGPKSLGLSNLALDDSFGLSVQLGADYQLDEKWSLNASIRYIDIDTQATFDVAGNSIGKADISIDPMVYSLMLGYKF; from the coding sequence ATGAAAACTTCAATAATTAAGGGATTAATTCTCTCAGCAATAACACTTTCACCACTAGCGATTGCTAATCAAGCAGGTGACTTTCTTGTTCGTGGTGGTGCAACATTGATTAACCCTGACAATAGTAAATCAAATATTATGTTAGGCGGTGCTGACTCAACAATGACCCTAACAAATGGCAATAACACACAATTAGGGCTTAACCTTGTCTACTTTTTCGATAGTAACTGGGCAATCGAGCTTTTAGCGGCCACTCCTTTTAGTCATGATATTACTATTCAAGATAAAAATTCAGTGCTTGGCGTTAATGGTGAAAATTTAGGACAAGTAAAGCATTTGCCACCGACACTCAGCGCGCTCTATTACTTTGAAAATAACTCGGCGTTAAAACCATATGCAGGTATCGGTTTAAACTACACAGTTTTCTTTGATGAGGGATTTTCAACAGGGCCCAAGTCATTAGGATTAAGTAATCTAGCATTAGACGACTCGTTCGGTTTATCCGTTCAACTTGGCGCAGATTATCAGCTAGATGAAAAATGGTCTTTGAATGCGTCTATTCGATATATCGATATTGATACTCAAGCAACCTTTGACGTGGCTGGTAACAGTATTGGCAAAGCAGATATTAGCATCGATCCTATGGTTTATTCCTTGATGTTAGGCTATAAGTTTTAA